The sequence below is a genomic window from Sneathiella marina.
TGGAGAAAATCAGAACCGAGGCGACCAATAGAATGTCTGAAAAAGATATCCTGTCGTCTAAAGTTGCGGAATTGCTGCAGGAAGGAAAAGGTAAAATTTCCCTTGCATCAAATGGTGCGGCCAAATCATTTCAGTCGACATTGGCTTCCAGTACGAATTTGGTAACTGCCGCAACCGCAGATGCGACGACCACCCCTTTCGGAATGACCGTACAGACAGGCGCCGTTAATGGTGAAATTCCGCTCGCTCAGACAGTCGCGGGGACGTCGCAGGTTCAGGCGGCGATGCCTGGCGATACCGCCCAGAGCCTGTCACCGACACCTCCCGCTGCGGCGGTTCAGGGTGTTGATGCAACCGCAATCAATTCGACAAGCCAGGCAAGCAATGCTGCCCGGATCGCCGGACAAACTCCGGTTGCCGAGCAGGTTTCCCTGCAAATCAGTAATGCGGTCAAGGAAGGTGTCGATCGGATCAAGATTAGCCTCCATCCCTCTGAATTGGGTCGTGTCGACGTGAAACTTGAAATTGGTCAGGATGGACGCGTCCTTGCAGCCATCGCGGTGGATAAGCAAGAAACTCTGGATTTGTTGCAGCGAGATTCCCGCAGTCTTGAAAAAGCACTGCAGGACGCCGGCTTCGAAACCGGATCGGGGAGCTTGAATTTCGGACTAAGCAAGGACGGTCAGGAACAACCCATGGACTTCGCCGGAAGTGACCCCTCTCTCCCGCAATTAATGGAAAGTGATGATCTTCCGCCCGTAGCTCCGTCACGAATGACGGCGGACGGTAACGGTAATCTGGATATTCAGGTGTAGGTGAAACCCATGAAAAAACGATTTTACGACATGAGGATAGGCTGATGACAATAGCAGAAATAAATGCCGGACTGGGGCTTGTTGACAGTGCCGCAAACACGGCTTCGACAAATCTTGCCAGCAATTTTGATGATTTTCTGACATTGCTGACGACGCAATTGACGAACCAGGATCCTCTCAATCCGACGGATTCAAATGAATTTACCAATCAGTTGGTGAATTTCACCAATGTCGAACAGAACATCGCGACAAACCAGAATCTGGAAGCCCTGCTGCAGCTACAACAGCTCAATCAGCAGAACGGTACGGCATCCGCCATGATCAACTATCTTGGCAAGACGGTTGGCTCTTATCTGAACGTTGCCGCACTTGATAGCACGGGAGCCTCCTGGAATATCGATCTCGCTGGCAGTGCCGCGACTGTTGAATATGAAATCTACGATGTGAACGGCACGAAAGTTTATTCAGAAGAAGCCGACGGCGCTTCCGCCGGTGCGCAGGTCTTTTCCTGGGATGGCGAGAAGACGGACGGATCCACCGCTGATGACGGACAATACTACCTTGTCGTCAAAGCAGAATCGGCTGGCGGCAATTCCGTCGATGTCTCTTATGATTTTGTAGGCGAAGCCGAAAGTATGGAAACCATAAACGGCACACCAGTTCTGAAAGTTG
It includes:
- a CDS encoding flagellar hook-length control protein FliK — encoded protein: MDVGQIIGATSTANRHGPDLREEDHDDFSNYLEDRAAPYEAPVKPAAATDKAPQSSTADPAAKGEDPVTEGENVRAVKSEPAPVEDQPAKPEMATESPAKETSSAAVNAASGKTTTPLHAPQAVLPVSPAEATANPAIVPAGTAPQTGVPANESASVKKDQQAPVAAEKSPLLSPAKDNVAAQAANQTANQVAAPVVAQATSSTKKTGPSTDGNKVTPSAASENVATVKPAPTDALEKIRTEATNRMSEKDILSSKVAELLQEGKGKISLASNGAAKSFQSTLASSTNLVTAATADATTTPFGMTVQTGAVNGEIPLAQTVAGTSQVQAAMPGDTAQSLSPTPPAAAVQGVDATAINSTSQASNAARIAGQTPVAEQVSLQISNAVKEGVDRIKISLHPSELGRVDVKLEIGQDGRVLAAIAVDKQETLDLLQRDSRSLEKALQDAGFETGSGSLNFGLSKDGQEQPMDFAGSDPSLPQLMESDDLPPVAPSRMTADGNGNLDIQV
- a CDS encoding flagellar hook assembly protein FlgD, giving the protein MTIAEINAGLGLVDSAANTASTNLASNFDDFLTLLTTQLTNQDPLNPTDSNEFTNQLVNFTNVEQNIATNQNLEALLQLQQLNQQNGTASAMINYLGKTVGSYLNVAALDSTGASWNIDLAGSAATVEYEIYDVNGTKVYSEEADGASAGAQVFSWDGEKTDGSTADDGQYYLVVKAESAGGNSVDVSYDFVGEAESMETINGTPVLKVGGVYLTLDQITTVSVTNNNNPAA